A portion of the Vulpes vulpes isolate BD-2025 chromosome 5, VulVul3, whole genome shotgun sequence genome contains these proteins:
- the LOC112912176 gene encoding olfactory receptor 4C11-like has protein sequence MELNSSVNEFILFGLTQDVLKEKVVLVVFVFLYLATLLANLLIVITIRYSQTLGSPMYFFLFYLSFADACFSTTTAPRLIVDSVSKKKVISYNECMTQIFAFHFFGCMEILVLVLMSLDRYVAICKPLRYTTIMSRRACGTLVNLAWVVSCIHSSAQIFLALKLPFCGPNVIDHYFCDMPPLLKLACMDTHATNLLIVFNSGAICTVSFMVLLTSYIFILHSLNNQSAEGRKKALSTCTSHIIVVILFFVPCIFTYTRPVTSFPADKMVAVFYTIVTPLLNPLIYTLRNAEVKNAMRKLWCNKL, from the coding sequence ATGGAGTTGAATAGCAGTGTGAATGAGTTCATTCTGTTTGGGTTAACACAGGATGTTTTAAAGGAGAAAGTCGTACTTGTGGTCTTTGTGTTTCTATACCTTGCAACTCTGTTGGCAAATTTACTGATTGTTATAACCATAAGATACAGCCAGACACTTGGGagccccatgtacttcttccttttctacttaTCCTTTGCTGATGCCTGCTTCTCAACAACCACTGCTCCTAGGTTGATAGTAGATTCTGTATCTAAGAAGAAAGTTATCTCCTACAATGAGTGCATGACTCAGATTTTTGCATTTCACTTCTTTGGGTGCATGGAGATCTTGGTGCTTGTCCTCATGTCCTTGGATCGCTATGTGGCCATTTGTAAGCCTCTGAGGTATACAACTATCATGAGCCGGCGTGCCTGTGGTACACTGGTGAATCTAGCCTGGGTGGTGTCTTGTATCCATTCTTCTGCACAAATTTTCCTGGCTTTGAAGTTACCATTCTGTGGACCTAATGTTATTGATCATTATTTCTGTGATATGCCACCTTTGTTGAAACTTGCATGCATGGACACTCATGCAACCAATTTACTCATAGTTTTTAATAGCGGGGCTATCTGCACAGTAAGTTTCATGGTCCTGCTTACCTCTTATATTTTCATCTTACATTCTTTGAATAACCAGAgtgcagaaggaagaaagaaagcccTCTCTACCTGCACATCCCACATTATTGTTGTCATCTTATTTTTTGTTCCGTGTATATTCACATATACTCGCCCTGTAACTTCATTTCCAGCGGACAAGATGGTGGCTGTATTTTACACTATTGTGACACCCTTGCTCAATCCTCTAATTTACACGCTGAGAAATGCAGAAGTGAAAAATGCCATGAGGAAGCTATGGTGCAACAAACTCTGA